One Candidatus Krumholzibacteriia bacterium genomic window, TGCGCGAGGCGCTCATCCTCTCCGGCGAGAGGGGTGCGGAACTCAAGAGCTATGCCTCAGCGGGTCAAGCGCTGCTCCTCCTCTTCGTGGCCGTGCCGCTCTACGCGCGGCTGGCGAGCCGCGTGCCGCGCCGGCGTCTTCTCAACACCGCCAACCTCTTCTTCATCGCCAACATGTTGATCTTCTACGTGCTGGCCGTCACGGTGGAACGGAACGTCTGGCTGGGGCTCGGTTTCTTCATCTGGGTCGGCATTTTCAACCTCATGGTGCCGGCCCAGTTCTGGTCCCTGGCCAACGACGTCTACACGCCCGAGGAAGGCAAACGCTTGTTCGTGATCCTCGCCTTCGGGGCCTCCGCCGGTGCCGTCCTGGGCGGGATGCTCACGCGCGCCCTCGTCACACCGCTCGGCGCCGCCAACTTGCTGTTGGTCTCGGCGGGGATCATGGTGCTGGCCACGCTGCTCACCAACCTGGTGGAGAGACGGGAGCACGCACGCCGCCAGGCCCGCGCTGCCCTGCAGGCCGTGCAGGAGGAAGCGCCGCTTTCCAAGACCGGAGCTTTCCGCCTCGTTTTTCGCACCCGCTACCTTCTGGCGATCGCCTTCCTCATTCTCTTCCTCAACTGGGTGAACACGAATGGCGAGTTCATCCTGGGGAACTCGGTGAGCGAGACCTACAAGCGGCTGGCGGGGTCGACGCTCGGCGCCGGGGCGAGCCCCGAGGAAACCACCCGCTTCGTGCGCAACGGGATCGCCTCGTTCTACGCCGGCTTCTTCACCACCGTGAACATCACCGGGCTCCTGGTGCAGCTCTTCCTGGTCTCGCGGATTCTCAAGTACCTCGGGTTGCGCGTGGCGATCCTCGTCCTGCCCATGCTCGCGTTCGCCGGCTATACTCTCCTGGCGCTGGCCCCGGTCCTTGGTGTCATCCGCCTGGTGAAGACGGCGGAAAACGCCACGGACTACTCGTTGCAGAACACCGTGCGCCAGTCTCTCTTCCTGCCGACGACACGGGAGGAGAAGTACAAGGCCAAACAGGCCACGGATACTTTCTTCTGGCGCGCGGGGGATTTGCTGTCTGCGGGGCTCGTTTACGTCGGGCTCAACGTCCTGCAGTTGAGCACGAAGGGATTCGCCTTCGCCAACATGGCGCTGGTCGTGGTGTGGATGCTGCTGGCGGTGGCGATCGGCAAGGAATACGTGCGGCGGACGAGCGCTGCCGCCGCCAAGAGCTGACCGCGGCACGGCGCGGGCCGTCGCCTAACGGTCGAACCCTGCTGCGTCCACGGAGGACGCGGCGAACAAGGAGGATCGGTGTTGAAGAAGGTAGTCACGGGAATTGCGATCGGCTGTGTCCTGGGTCTGCTGGTCTTGGCGGTCGGGGCGCAGGAACAGAAGCAACCGACCGAGAAAGAGATGCAGGCCATGATGGCGGCAGCCACACCAGGACCGCATCACACGGAGTTGATGAAGAGCGCCGGCACCTACGATGTCACGGTCAAGGCCATGATGCCCGGCGCCCCGCCGATGGAGGCCACGGGGACGGCCACGATCGAGGGTATCCTGGACGGCCGCTTCATCGTGGAGTCGATGAAGTCGCCGAACTTCATGGGCGGGCCCTGGGAAGGCCGGGGCATCTACGGCTACGACAACACCCTGAAGAAGCACGTGGGCAGCTGGTGCGATTCCTACGGCACGATGCTCATGAGCCTGGCGGGAACCTGCGACGGGACCTGCAAGGTCGTGACCCTGACTTCGAACTTCGTGGACCCGATGACGAACACGACGAAGACGATGAAAGCGGTGAGCAAGGAAATCAGCGTCGATGAGTTCGTCCTCGAGCTTTCCGATGTGGAAAAGGGCGGCAAAGAGACCAAGGTGATGGAGATCAACTACAAGCGGAAAAAGCCCTGATCCGAGAGAGCCACAGGCGGCGCCCGCTCAGGGTCAGGGCGGGCGCCGCTCGCTTTTTCCGGCTGGTATGAGTGGATGCTCCGGAAGTAGGGTTCCTGGACAGGTGGCACGAGGGCACGATGATCCAGAAGTACGATTTCAAGGCCATCGAGGCCAAGGGCCACGCCAAATGGCGGGAGTGGAACCTCTTCGACACCGCGGCGTCGCCGCGTAAGAAGTACTACATGCTCGAGATGTTCGCCTATCCCTCTGGGGACATCCACATCGGCCACTTTCGCAACTACTCCATCGGCGACGTGGTGGCGCGCTACAAGCGGATGCGCGGCTACGACGTGCTGCATCCCTTCGGCTGGGACGCCTTCGGCTTGCCGGCGGAGAATGCCGCCATCAAACACGGCGTGCACCCCCGCGAATGGACGCACAAGAACATCGCCCTGGGCCGCGCAACGCTGCAGCGCATGGGGATCTCCTACGATTGGAAGCGCGAGGTCCTCACCTGCGAGCCGGACTTCTACAAGTGGACCCAGTGGCTCTTCCTGCAGCTCTTTGCCCAGGGGCTCGCCTACCGCGCCCCGTCGCTGGTGAACTGGTGTCCCAACGACGGCATCCTGGCCAACGAGCTGGTGCACGACGGCCATTGCTGGCGCTGTGGCCGCGAGGTGGGCAAGAAGGAGATCGAGAACTGCTGGTTCTTCAAGTACAGCGATTTCTCCCAGCGGCTGCTCGACGGTCTCGACCACCTGGAAGGCTGGCCCGAGAAGATCAAGATCCTGCAGCGCAACTGGATCGGCCGGAGCGAGGGCAGCGAGATCGACTTCGATTGCGACGGGCGCAAGCTCACCGTCTTCACCACCCGGCCCGACACCACCTGGGGCGTGACCTTCATGGTGCTGGCGCCGGAGCACCCCTTGGCCGCGGAGGTGGCGCGCACGCGACCCGAGGTGGCGGCCTACATCCGCAAGGCCACGCTCAAGAAGGACTGGGAGCGTCTGGCGGAGGGCGATAAGGACGGCGTGTTCACCGGCCTCCTGGTCACCAATCCGCTGAACGGCGAGAAAGTGCAGCTGTGGGTGGCGGATTACGTGGTGGCGTCCTACGGCACCGGCGTGGTCATGGGCGTGCCAGGGCACGACGAGCGCGACTTCGACTTCGCCCGGAAGTACGGCATCCCGATCCGTGTCGTCATCCAGCCGCTGGACGGCCGGCTCGACGAGGCGACGATGACGGAAGCCTACGTGGATCCAGGGACGATGGTGAACTCCGGTGACCTCGACGGCACGCCGACGCCCTCCGGAATCCCGAAGGTCATCGCTTACCTCGAACGCCGGGGTGTCGGTCGCCCCAAGGTGAACTACCGCCTCAAGGACTGGCTCATCTCGCGCCAGCGCTACTGGGGTTGCCCCATCCCGATCGTGCATTGCCCGCGCTGTGGCGCGCAGCCCGTGCCGCAGGAGCAGCTGCCGGTGTTGCTGCCCCTGGACGTCCGCGAGTTCATCCCCAAGGGGCGGTCGCCGCTCGCCGACCATCCTGCGTTCATGCAGGTGGATTGCCCGAAGTGC contains:
- a CDS encoding Npt1/Npt2 family nucleotide transporter, producing MTTTQAQAAGTPAERRSLLERFLSLFVEVRAGEAATALLMTMTVLLIFISYYIIKPVREALILSGERGAELKSYASAGQALLLLFVAVPLYARLASRVPRRRLLNTANLFFIANMLIFYVLAVTVERNVWLGLGFFIWVGIFNLMVPAQFWSLANDVYTPEEGKRLFVILAFGASAGAVLGGMLTRALVTPLGAANLLLVSAGIMVLATLLTNLVERREHARRQARAALQAVQEEAPLSKTGAFRLVFRTRYLLAIAFLILFLNWVNTNGEFILGNSVSETYKRLAGSTLGAGASPEETTRFVRNGIASFYAGFFTTVNITGLLVQLFLVSRILKYLGLRVAILVLPMLAFAGYTLLALAPVLGVIRLVKTAENATDYSLQNTVRQSLFLPTTREEKYKAKQATDTFFWRAGDLLSAGLVYVGLNVLQLSTKGFAFANMALVVVWMLLAVAIGKEYVRRTSAAAAKS
- a CDS encoding DUF1579 domain-containing protein; translation: MLKKVVTGIAIGCVLGLLVLAVGAQEQKQPTEKEMQAMMAAATPGPHHTELMKSAGTYDVTVKAMMPGAPPMEATGTATIEGILDGRFIVESMKSPNFMGGPWEGRGIYGYDNTLKKHVGSWCDSYGTMLMSLAGTCDGTCKVVTLTSNFVDPMTNTTKTMKAVSKEISVDEFVLELSDVEKGGKETKVMEINYKRKKP
- the leuS gene encoding leucine--tRNA ligase, with amino-acid sequence MIQKYDFKAIEAKGHAKWREWNLFDTAASPRKKYYMLEMFAYPSGDIHIGHFRNYSIGDVVARYKRMRGYDVLHPFGWDAFGLPAENAAIKHGVHPREWTHKNIALGRATLQRMGISYDWKREVLTCEPDFYKWTQWLFLQLFAQGLAYRAPSLVNWCPNDGILANELVHDGHCWRCGREVGKKEIENCWFFKYSDFSQRLLDGLDHLEGWPEKIKILQRNWIGRSEGSEIDFDCDGRKLTVFTTRPDTTWGVTFMVLAPEHPLAAEVARTRPEVAAYIRKATLKKDWERLAEGDKDGVFTGLLVTNPLNGEKVQLWVADYVVASYGTGVVMGVPGHDERDFDFARKYGIPIRVVIQPLDGRLDEATMTEAYVDPGTMVNSGDLDGTPTPSGIPKVIAYLERRGVGRPKVNYRLKDWLISRQRYWGCPIPIVHCPRCGAQPVPQEQLPVLLPLDVREFIPKGRSPLADHPAFMQVDCPKCGGPAQRDPDTMDTFMCSSWYLFRYVDPHNDRLPWEKAAARTWLPVDLYIGGDEHACMHLLYFRFITKVLHDAGWLPMDEPTLRLFNHGMVYDAEGELMSKSKGNVVSPHELMDQYGVDVARIAMFFFAPSEDPILWKETGLVGAQRFVFRFWERVLAAKDVEEPRDVQRKLHQTIAKITRSMEQDLHFNTTIAAIMEFMNLAKELSRPTARTLVQLVAPMAPFLAEELWEVLGGKGSVFQSTWPEYDAELAREDEVEIVVQLNGKVRSRFTVPAQSAEAELRALALQQKAVQEALAGRKPRNVVVVKGRLVNVVV